AATCCATCTTCAAAGTACAAACTGAGTCATGAAGTGGCAATGCTaatgtataataaataacacttccaatataaataataaatactaacaattacaaataaagtgacaaatcattatataattagatgatttaattatttatattttaaaatcatctaattatacgATGACATGtcaatttgttaatatttattaatatctaataatttatatataaaatatgttatgtGTGAATAAAGGTTTTCTTATATAGAATTCttattgattgaattttttttttgtgcaccATTGATAAgatcataatttaaaaagacTAAACAACTATTTCTTGCCCGTATTTGGttgtaataacatttttttgactattagattttgaaaatgataCTTCCTCACATTTTGTCAGAATTTCTTAGGaaaatccattaaattttatgatatgtGTAATAGAACACAACTTGACCCTCTTTCACCTAAAACACAACGTCACTGATTCTTATTCAAAACCCTTGCCATTGCAAGCAACCAAACAACAGCACTTTGCCACCATGTCATAAAACCTCTTACTCATCGTTTCAGTTTGCCCAAACAGCCACATCTCACTGCCCGGCACGGCCCACGGGCTCGCCACAATTCACAAAATGCAGGCTGTGCCTTTTTGGGGGTCGGGCGGCCCGTTCAGCCTATCAAAATAGAAGTAGGGCTGAAATTAGCCTGAGCCATTATTTCATTACCAACTATGCAGCTCCTAAAAATGGAAGAATCGGTGGGATTGTTTTGATAAGCTTTCAAATTTGAACGATCCTAGACCGTCAGATCAAAATTATAACCGTTGGTGACGCTCCACATCTGAcgtttaaaatttgaaagtcaCATCTCTGTCTTCCAATAAAGCCCTAATCTTAGACAGAGAAAAAGCCACTAACACAGCAAAGAGAGAAAAGCAACAGAAAGGAACATACCAGAGAAGAAGTAGCCATGTATAAGATGAAAATCGATCGCAAGCCTCCGCTGCCCAGATCTCCGATTCGGTTTCAATCACGTCGAGTCCTTCGTTCAAACTCAACTTCTATTCAAACTCCTCCAGGTAAATcttctttaatattttcttgtacATAATAATCTTTTCTCAGAATATCATCCCTATCCCTATCAGGATCATTAACGAAATCTCGGAAGCTGACCCGTGCATCGGACATGGAAGAATCGGATCTTCGAGCCGAATACCGTACGATTTCGTGCGAGTTACAGGCGTTGTCAAAGATGGTTCAAGATGAACTCGGCGGGGGtaaaatggacaataataataatattatagctGGGTTAGGCATTGAGTTGAGCTGTGGAAATTCGAGTTCTTTGTTTGAAAGGGGTAGGTTTTATGAGGTGTACTCGGCGAGAAGAAACGAGAGgctaaagagaaagaaaaatgaaagcgACGACCGGTTAAAGACGCCGTATAATCTTGGTGTCACGGTTGAGGTTTCAAAGAGAAGGGAGTCGAAGAAGCTAGGGAGTCTGAAGAAGTCTGTCTCTACCGCTTATTCTGTGGAGAGAACTGAGCCCAGATATCTTCTGAGAAGCATGAGCAAAGAGAGCAAGAAACCTCCTCTGCCGCCTTTCAACTCTGCGATTGACAGTCAACGCAAGTCGGGGGCTCGCAGGGCCAGGAAGATCTGAATTTCACAGCTGGAGTTTtggggattttttttaaatcaatttttttatgctATTAGGGTTTGATTTAGGAGGAAGAATGAACTTCATTCCTGAATTGAATATGTTTCATCGCTATTTCTGGGTTTTAGTGGCTGTTTGATGGTGATTAGTGATTATATTAGTTATGTCTTTCAACAAACTCTGGTTGAAAAGAAATGATAGTTTCATGTTAGCACCCTGTTCAGGTTTATTTCCCTATATATATTTCCATTAAATGTTTatgagaatttgaatttgaactcaaataaaatataattaaactttccATTGAAATCAATTTTAACTCAGgcttattttatgaaaatgcaTATAATATTTGGTCAAACTTGGTTTATTAAATCCGAGTTTAAATAGCTTAATTAAATCCTATTAAATCCGAGTTTAAATAGCTTAATTAAATCCAATGAAAATGTATACAATATCTtgtttgaaaatatgatttatctCGTATGTTAGAAGAAACAAATCCATTTCAAACTTGTGTTTAAGCCAAAACTCTATTGCACTAACCATACTTAAAggtggattcaaactgaattgatTCAAGCTTGATTGTCAACTCAATTCAATTGAGTTTAAAGCAAGTTTAActaaaacaaactcaaaccCGAGCTTGAGAATATTTTGCAAGTCTaaaaaaacttgatttaaattgattaaaacgacattgttttaatcaatatatatcaaaataacgTTAGTTTAAACTAACTAGTTAAtccaaatttaaacttgatttaactcaaaattCACCCCTGACAATACTATAAGGGAAGTcctatataaaaataacttgaCGTGAGAATGATAAAAAGCTTAACATTTCTCCTTCTTTATCACTTTAgcaatatgaaaaaaagaaaagaaatgaaaaatgaagaGTCAAAATATTCTAAACCCCGACTAGGAAATCCTTCTCTCCCACTACACACTTCGGAATCCCTTCTCTCCCACTCACACTTCATAAAACAAAGTGTTCTGATTCTTGTAGAAAGAAAGGTGCTTTCCATCTTCTTAACCTGAAATGGCCGAATAGAGGAAAGACTCTTTTTTAAGGCACCGAAACAGGAGATGGAAGGCTAGATTCAAGAGAGCTAAAATAAGTTCATCAGCGCTTAACATTCTCATGACACAACCAAGTTGttgatatttatctatataaaagAAACGGTATACAGAACACCATGCCACAACAGAGATATTGATCACACGAAAATATGTATTGACTACAACAAAATAAGCATCGTTTTCTGGTAAAAACTGTTCTAAGATTTGTTGGCATTTTTCCTTGTTTCATTGTATAACTAAATGCCTCTATCCTTGACAAAAACGAgatgaaaaaagaaacataagaaaaaacttgaaatgATTGGTGCTCAATTGATAAAGAGACCTTTTATGTTGTGACTAGAAGATATGCAAGACCTTTCAGATATTCAACAATTTCTGATCCTCCAAGCTTTGAACTTCCAAATAATCTATCAACAAAAGTAATTGGTACCTGTGAAAATGCACAAAACACAGATTAAAGAAGAGGCCGtatattgtttatatactcTTACAAACTCAATACACATGTATGTTGAATACATAAAGAGAGAGTACATCAGTATAAAAACCGTGTATGTATTATTAACATATGAAAAAAgcaatgaaagaagaaaatatgtgTATTTGAAAGACCAGAAAAATACTGTTTCTGGACAAATACAACAGTGCCACaactatataaaatttataaacttgcATCTAGAGATTAAAGCTATTAAGTTAACATAattaagccttttttttttttcatttttaaatgatttacaGGGCCGAAATCTTTTAATCTCAAGAATTCGTTACAAAATGGGAAATACACAATTTCACCTCTTCAATTCGGTATCCCTTTCTAGAAGCACGAACAATCATCTCCATTTGGAAGACATATCCCTTACTTACACAGGAACTAATGACATCTTCAAGCACTGATTTCCTATAAAGCCTTTAAGAACAAAAAAGTGAGTTCTAAAATCATCAAAGTGAGAAAAACATCGAATAGCTTGATGCTTCAAACCAATTTATGTACCGGAACGATCCAGTAAGATCTGATACACCAGGCCATAAAAGCGTGTGTGCAAGGACATTAGCCCCCCTACTTGTAAGCTTTCGCATAAGATTCCACCCATGTACACCCCCACCCTTAACATAACGGGTTCCAGTAACTATATCTGCACCAGTCTCCAACTGTTTCCTAAAAAATGTTGCCAAATTATACCAGAAATATTCCAAATAATTAGGCATCCTCAGCCACAATGGAACAGTACAGTCAAATAGACAGGAACACTTCTTACTTGATGAAGCTTGGCAAGTACTTGGGCtgccaaaaaatgaaaaaaaaacaatgacaaATCAAACCCGTACACTTAAATTCTGAATCCATTTCATTTACAAAAGGAAGAGAGCATGATGAATTGTATATGTTTTCAACCATGTAGCAGAAGATGAGTATTAAAGACACAGTTAGTTAAGTTCCTCAGCTGCCAAACAAGTAGAACATGCAAATgatatatccaaaatttaaaatccgATAAAACCTCCTAAGTAACTGGTTTCAATGTTCTCCAAGCCAACATTTCaacattgatatttttcacttaCATGGTGAGAGAGATCAGCATCCATAATTACAACAAAACTTCCAGAAGCATGCTTCAACCCATGAACATAAGCAGTCCCTAAATTAAACAAGAGCAACCAGAGTCATCGTTTCATTACTGTCAAACAgttaataatatcaattatatttcataCCTAACCCAAGTTTCCTCGGTCTAGGTCTTAACAGCTGCATCGTCAAAGACACAAAATCAGAATTAGAAATCATTCAAATTTGACCTGCATCTAATTTCAGTTGTTATGATGCTTACAATACGGTCCTCTCCATACAATTGCTGCAATTGTTTTACAATTTCTTGTGTACCATCAGGACTCCCATCATCGACCACgattatttcaaaatcaacatcCCTATATGAACCAACATAGAAACTAttatttcaaaatgataaagtaaattattagtTATCGCGAAATGAATCAGAAAGAGTACGAAGGCAGTTCACCGGAGATGTTTGAAGACGAGATAAACGAGGAGAGCAATGTTGAGGCGTTCGTTGTAAGTTGGAACAATTATACTGTACGTGTTCTTGTTCTTTTCTTCCATAGTAATTACTTCTACTTCGTGAGACAAAAGTGTGATTCTCGGAGCTTCTTCAACTTCGATTGATGCCGAGATCAGTTCCAAATCAGATTCCGCCTTCTAGCTGGACTCGGCTTTGACTTCTAGTTGGGTTAGCCCCACTCCGATAGGTGGATTTACATTGAGTAGTTCTTGTGCTTGTTTTGGGCCGATCTTGTTGGAATAGCCCAACACACTAAAACTTGCAACTAGGGCCAGACTTGATCCAACTGGTTTAAACTCGAATACAAACCTAGATTAAATAAACTAGTTGAGTCAAATATTAggcttatttttataaaataaattaagtttaaattaatttaaatatttaagtttaaattaactGTTGAATCTAAAGCAAAACTATTTCAAACGAAGTTTGAACATTGACATATCAATCTCGAACCAATTTTGAGCTAACTCTCTTAAATTCGAACtaatctcaaattaaatcttaattaagcTTCATCCAAACCTAATCCACtcttatgatttatttttttttatatataataaactatttttactgacctaataatctattttaacattttctttttctaatatcGAAATAGATTATTGCacattatctttaattttaaattacatagTAAAACATGTACCAAATTTAGTGTCGGTTACAAGTctacataattttgttattactcAACCATGTCGGAGTAATATATCAATGATGTTTCATGAAGGGCAGCATTTACTTGCAAAGCTCTTATTGCTAATCACATAAGCAGATACATACAGTACACGAGATTTAGTAGGAGTGCCACAAAATTTTCCAGCATAAAGCACATGAAATTCAGTCTTACCTATGACATCTTATGGAAACACCAGCATTTACAGCAGTCGAGTAAATCCCGTGATTAGTATTTGTACAATAACAGGGGATTCAGACCTCATGTGTCCCTTTGATTCCACTTTGGGATCTATCATTCTTGTTGGCACCAACGGATTCACCATCATCTTCCATGATTGGTAATGCTTTAAGGTTTTCCTGATCAGCAACAGCATCTGCTATTAATGTTGCCTTGCCGCTGACCGATTCACCACTGGCCGATGAACTATTGTTGTGCTCTTCTTTTCCTTCCACTCGATAGTAaacctaaaaataatttataacaaattgaAGCCCTTTATCTTTGTTATGGCAAACCAGAGGCAACAGACCATAGGAACAGGCTTTGATAAGTTCTTTTCACATGTTTTTCTTAGATGGCCTAGAGTGTCTAACTTAACATATCAATCAAACCAATCTTACGCAAAGTTCGATTTCTAAATATTTGGTGTTTAACATATTATATTGATATGCATAATGATGGGTATTAAAACCAGAAAGAACTTTGGAGGGGAGACAATACCACACAAGTTCGAGCTGGCGAGAGTACTCTGAATGAGTTAGGACGGTTGTTGAAATTTGTCTCAGGCACACCTGGTATCCCTTCCGGAGATGTAAAATGGTCTACATCATGGCCCACCTGccaaaaatttaatcaattcagAAAACAGAAACATCAGATACAAGCATTCAAATCAAGATGATTCTATCCCCATTAATAAGCGAGGAATGCAATGCTTGAGTACTCAGGCGCCTGTATAAGTGAAATTATTTCACATGAAGAAATATCAAGTTACTAACATACTTAAACCagaaatctaacaatttttctcccTTCTAGAAGTATCTCTTATTGTCTATTTTACTCCAACAGTAACAGGAAGCTAGCACATGGTTTTGCAAAGGTTCCTTACCCTTCCATGCCCACCAAATTCCCAAGCATCACTATCCAGTGCAACTCTATACTTCCCTGGCAAGTCACACCCAACTTTATACCTGCATGTTTAAGGATACAAGTTACCAGAAtgaaagaaagtaaaaaaataataataataatactgcTATGACCATAATCCAAGCCTCATCCAAACTGTTTTAAACTCTAgcacacaaaataaaaataaccgaGATTCACACACAACCCTCTGGCATCACATAAAATATGAATACCCTTCATATGTATTTTCTGGGTGAAAATTGAACACAAAGACCAGATCTCCTCGCTCAAAGACTATAACCTGTATAATGAAACAATTAATTAGCGTCTTTGTATAAACTCTGGATTGCTGCTCAAGACtatccttaaaatttatatcatagtGTGTGCCTCAATTTGAAGTTTTGAACTTCTCGTAATAGAACTGAGAATCAACACTACTGAAATGTAACCACTGTATAATACCTTGTCTTCTTCATTTGTGCTGCTCACAATTTGTTTTGATGATGCAAGGAATGGGAATTTATCATCAAGCATGTTCATAGCTCTGTCAAATTCATTCATGAACTGAACAATTTCcagcaaaaatataaaaagagcaCTTCAATATTTGTTCCTCCAAAGAAAACAGTAGCAACCTAGTAAAAATTGGAATATAACAaacataatgttttaaaattacattaaagaGGCGTGTATTGCATTATAGAGTGAAAAAATTGTGTCCCATACAGGTAGCATGGCACAAATAGACCAACATGAAGAGTGGCAGGTTTTTTCTTTACacatttctttcttaaaaaGCAGTTCGTATCTTGCTGGGAGTGACATGAAAAGATGCTGAACATATAACTTATAGACTATATCAAAAGCATGAAGAGAGATGAGAAAGCTTCAACTTAATTAGTGAATCAAACCTTGTATCGTAAGTGATCAGTATCCACCAAGTTCCATTGCCGTCTGCATTTCTCATAACTCCATCCATTGCCTTCTCTTGGGAAGTCAATCCACTCAGGATGGCCAAACTACAAGATAAAATAGCTtaaatatcaaaaatctaaacagATACACACATTTGCCTCTTCAGCATATGGCTTTACATTATTATGGCAGTGGGAAATTGTTAGAATCCCAAGTGCAAgatatgagacttggatcccacattggaaagtatagaCAATTAGTGTGGGATTTATATGGTcttctcccatctcaatagttagcttttgaggtgtggttctcctaagatTCATATCAAAAGTTCATTGCAGTTAAGAGTTTAGCTTGGCTCTACAAGAGAGGAAATCCATGGTGTATTAACATACTAACAAAAGAAAGCTTATGTGACAATTAATTCAGAAAGCATTAGTAATATATGTATGCATCAATTATTAAGGAAAATGAATCAATGATCCTGTGTGAGCCaaaacttttcttcttttttgaaaacttttactTTGTGGCTATCCATATAAAAATCTTAATGTAAGCAACTATTATATATCAAGAATAGACCTAGTTCTACAGACAATGGCTGCAATAATCTAACTGGTTGGCTTTTGGCCAGGTGCACTTACCTCATTCCCCATAAAATTAAGGTAGCCCTCTCCTCCTAATGCCATAGTTAAGAAATGTATCATCTGCCAAAGGAAAAGATAATGCTGAGAGATAGAATAAAACATTTGGGATTAAACCAAACTCTATAAATTCAGCAATCAGCCATACTATGGATGCAAAACATGCATAAGCATCCTAAGcaattatcttaaattttgtCAGTGAGATAGGGCAGAATATGAATAGTGAGACCATATTATACATCTTCGGAAAAACAATTTATAGTCATGGTAGAGAGTAACAACCAGTTGAGCtacaaaagaaattataataagaaaGGAGCCCTTATGATTAGGCAAACAACAAACCTTATGAAGAGCTATTCCTCGCTCAACAGTTGGAGAGGCCTCTGTTAAACTAGACATACCAGAATACATCTCTTTATCCATCAAAAGAAATGCAATAGTTTTGTCACCTACAATGGCCTGCAAAAATAGGGTGAACCATAAGAAATGTATTTCAGTAAGAGCTGGACAGAAAATAAGGGGTAAAAGAAAGGCAAAGATCTTATATCTGATTTGACATAGGAGATTTACTATAATGAATACTGTAAATGTATTACCTGTTAAAACAtgtgaataaaacaaaaaatacttCATACCTGGTCATGACTTTCAGCATAAGATACACACTTCTCAGTGTATCTCCTATTTGTCAAATTCCATGATATTTCCTTCATCGACCATTCTTCATCCTTCTTGTTCTTCAGATAATCAATCCACTGGTCAGGTATGGCCATTGCCAGACGGTAGTCAAAACCAATACCTCCCTCAGAGACAGGCAAACAAAGTCCAGGCATACCAGAAACATCTTCAGCAATTACAGTTGCATCTGGAAAGATATTGTGAACCAGACTATTTGCCAGCATCATATAAACAACAGCATCAACATCTGTTGCCTCACTGAAGTACTCATTATAATTCCCAGTAAAAGCCATATTAATCCCATGATGATGATACAACATTGAAGTTACCCCATCAAATCGGAATCCATCAAATTTGTACTCCTCGAGCCACCACCTCAAGTTGGACAAAAGGAAGCGAAGTACTTCCCAATTTGCATAGTTGAAGAGCCTACTATCCCACAAGGCCTGGTAGCCTCGACTGCCAGTGTGGAAATACGATTCTTGTGAGCTTTGGCCGACATCAAAGCCATTAAGTCCATCAGTGATGTTGTTACTTGCATGGCTGTGAACAACATCCATCAAGACCCGCAGACCTAAGCTATGAGCTTtgtcaattaaatacttaaggtcATCAGGAGTTCCAGATCTGCTACTTACAGCAAAAAAGTTTGTTACATGATAACCAAATGATGCATAGTAAGAATGCTCCATCACAGCCATTAGTTGGACCGTGTTATAGTTATTTGCATGAATATGAGGCAGAACATTATCAGCAAATTCTCTATATGAATTCACACGGGGTTCAGAGCTGCTCATTCCAACATGAGCTTCATAGATCCTTGGGGCCATAGGCTTAGGGGGCCGAGGGTACTTAAACTCATACCTGCACTATGGATGAAAGAATGGGTCAATAAACACTGCTTCTGTATAACTTTAATTTCAGAGAGCAGAGACCCTTAGCTCTCATTAAA
This is a stretch of genomic DNA from Mangifera indica cultivar Alphonso chromosome 11, CATAS_Mindica_2.1, whole genome shotgun sequence. It encodes these proteins:
- the LOC123228977 gene encoding uncharacterized protein LOC123228977; this translates as MYKMKIDRKPPLPRSPIRFQSRRVLRSNSTSIQTPPGSLTKSRKLTRASDMEESDLRAEYRTISCELQALSKMVQDELGGGKMDNNNNIIAGLGIELSCGNSSSLFERGRFYEVYSARRNERLKRKKNESDDRLKTPYNLGVTVEVSKRRESKKLGSLKKSVSTAYSVERTEPRYLLRSMSKESKKPPLPPFNSAIDSQRKSGARRARKI
- the LOC123228875 gene encoding 1,4-alpha-glucan-branching enzyme 1, chloroplastic/amyloplastic-like, encoding MLNSSGLVFSPSVAASFSLSSSKLYTRTTRTARNNKLANQLLNKGTCGSQKLLMHRLLSTRILVHRRLEHNSPISAILTDDPSTLTSVGDDIENIGILRIDPGLEPFEDHFKYRVRKYVDQKNLFEKYEGGLEEYAKGYLKFGFNREEGGIVYREWAPAAQEAQVIGDFNQWDGSNHKMEKDQFGVWSIKIPDSGGTPAIPHGSRVKFRFKHSNRVWVDRIPAWIKYAIVDPTRFAAPYDGVYWDPPASERYEFKYPRPPKPMAPRIYEAHVGMSSSEPRVNSYREFADNVLPHIHANNYNTVQLMAVMEHSYYASFGYHVTNFFAVSSRSGTPDDLKYLIDKAHSLGLRVLMDVVHSHASNNITDGLNGFDVGQSSQESYFHTGSRGYQALWDSRLFNYANWEVLRFLLSNLRWWLEEYKFDGFRFDGVTSMLYHHHGINMAFTGNYNEYFSEATDVDAVVYMMLANSLVHNIFPDATVIAEDVSGMPGLCLPVSEGGIGFDYRLAMAIPDQWIDYLKNKKDEEWSMKEISWNLTNRRYTEKCVSYAESHDQAIVGDKTIAFLLMDKEMYSGMSSLTEASPTVERGIALHKMIHFLTMALGGEGYLNFMGNEFGHPEWIDFPREGNGWSYEKCRRQWNLVDTDHLRYKFMNEFDRAMNMLDDKFPFLASSKQIVSSTNEEDKVIVFERGDLVFVFNFHPENTYEGYKVGCDLPGKYRVALDSDAWEFGGHGRVGHDVDHFTSPEGIPGVPETNFNNRPNSFRVLSPARTCVVYYRVEGKEEHNNSSSASGESVSGKATLIADAVADQENLKALPIMEDDGESVGANKNDRSQSGIKGTHEV
- the LOC123228876 gene encoding dolichol-phosphate mannosyltransferase subunit 1; protein product: MEEKNKNTYSIIVPTYNERLNIALLVYLVFKHLRDVDFEIIVVDDGSPDGTQEIVKQLQQLYGEDRILLRPRPRKLGLGTAYVHGLKHASGSFVVIMDADLSHHPKYLPSFIKKQLETGADIVTGTRYVKGGGVHGWNLMRKLTSRGANVLAHTLLWPGVSDLTGSFRLYRKSVLEDVISSCVSKGYVFQMEMIVRASRKGYRIEEVPITFVDRLFGSSKLGGSEIVEYLKGLAYLLVTT